The sequence below is a genomic window from Chloroflexota bacterium.
CGGGGAATCCGCCGATCGCGGTCACAACCAGGTGAGGATGGCGCTCACCCAACCGGTCTGCGGCGAGGCCAAGCCGTGCCGCCACCGACGGCACGTAGTTGTGGACGAGCACGTCGGCACGGGCCGCCAGCCGGTCAAGGAGCTCCTGACCGGCATCGGTCTTCAGGTCGACCACGAGGCTGCGCTTGTTGCGGTTCACCGCCGCGAAATAGGCGCTCCGCCGATCGCCCGGGTCGCCCCAGAACGGTGGGCCCCAGCCGCGCGTCTCATCGCCGGACGGCGGCTCGAGCTTCCAGACGTCGGCGCCAAGGTCGGCGAGCAGCATCGTGGCGTGGGGCCCGGCCAGGACCCTCGAGCAGTCGAGAACGATGACGCCGTCCAACGGGAACGTCGGGTCCCGCGTCGGCGCGTCAGCCACCGGCCGGCAGCCTGTCCAGAATTCGCGACTCGAGCTCGAGGATCAGGTGTTCGAGGCCCTCGATCCGATCCAGGATCTCGGCATTCCCGTGCAGCAGCTGCTCATTCTGCTGCTCGGCGACATCGGTCTCGCCGGCGGCATGTTCCAAGGTCATGCGGTCCCGGGCATCCTGCCGGTTGCCGGCCAGGAGGATCAGGGGGCCCGAGTAGGCTGCCAGGGTCCCGAAGGCGAGGTTGAGCAGGATGAACGGGTACGGATCGAAGTTGAAGACCAGGTAGACGTTGGCGGCGATCCAGATCACGGCGATCACCGTCTGGATCACGATGAAGCGCCAGCTCCCGATGACCGCGGTCGCACGGTCCGCGATTCGGGCGCCCAGCGGAGCCTCGTCGATGAGCGCGACGTTCACGGGATGTCGGTGTCGTGGCGGGCGCGCGGCGGGAGTCGCAAGGCGCATGGAGCAAACCTCAGCTGCGGCGTTCAGCCCAAGGCTAGCGTTCCGGTCAGGCTGAGGCGCTCTCTCCCGACGATGTCGCCGACACCGGAGCAGGTGCCTCGTACAGACCGAGCTTGGCCACTGCCCGCTGGACCGGCGCCGGGGCCCACCAGTTCAGCCGACCCATGACCCGCATGAAGGCGGGCACCAGGAGGCCGCGCACGATCGTGGCATCGATGAGCACGGCCAGCGCCTGGGCGAAACCGATCGCTTTCAGGAACAGGACGTCGGACAGGGCGAAGGTCCCGAACACCACGACCATGATCAGCGCCGCTCCGGTGATGATCCCACCCGTGATCCCGATCCCCTCCGCCACGGACTGGGTGTTGTTGCGGGTCGCCACCCACCGCTCGCGGATGCGCGAAAGGAGGAGCACTTCGTAGTCCATCGAAAGCCCGAACAGGATCGCGAACATCAGGATCGGCAGCCAGGCACCCAGCGACCCGTTGGCCTCGAAACCGAGCAGGTCCTGGAGGTTGCCGTCCTGGAAGACCCACACCAGCGCGCCGAAGCTGGCGCTGATCGAGATCAGGCTCATGAGGACCGCCTTCACCGGCAGAAAGACCGATCCGAAGGTCAGGAACAGGACCACCATGGTGACGGCGATGACGATGGCCACCGCGACCGGAACGCTGGCGCGGAAGCTGTCCATGAAGTCCGCCGATCGAGCGGCCAATCCGGTCACCCCAACCGTGGACCCGGACGGTTCCGGCACATCGCGCACCTTGGCTACCAGGCCCCGACCGGCCTCCGTGTCGGGCAGCAGGGTCGAGAACACGGTGACCTTCGCCGTGTCGCCGGCGACGGTCTGAGCCACCCACTCGTCCAGACCCGCCGGCCATGCCTCGCGAGGCGCAGCCAGGAGAGCGAGGTACTGGTCGGCGGGAATGCCGGGTGGCGGGTCGAGCACGCTCTCGACGCTCTGGATGTCGGGCAACGCGGCAACCTGATCGACGTATGCGCCCAGATCAGCCAGGCGCTCGGGCGCCAGCCCGCCATCGGTCAGGTCATCCTCGCCGGGGTAGGTGACTGCGGCCAGCATGGGGTCGGCGTCGCCACCTGGGAACTCGTCGCGCAGGATGATGAAACCCTGCTTGGCCGGGGTGTCGGGCAGGTCCTCGAGGTTGCCGCCGGTGGACAGCTGGATGTGCAGGAACGGGATCCCGGCCACCAGGAGCAGGACCAGGATGGGCGCCCCGATCAAGACCGGCCGGCGCATGACCCGCCCGGCGACCCGGGACCAGAACCCGTGGCCGCGGCGCCGCTCCGCCTCCACTGGGTCGACCTCGACGAATCGCAGGAACGCCGGGACCGGGATCCGCAGCCGGTTCACACGATGACCCAGCATGCCGAGCAGGGCGGGTAGCACGGTCATGGAGTACACGAGAGTGGCGACCACCACGACGACCCCGCCAATGCCCATCGAGCGCAATGCCGCGGCCTCGAACACCGTCAGCGCCCCCAGGCCGATGGCCACCGCGATGCCCGACACCGCCACCGCCTTGCCGACGGTGGCCATGGTGCGCTCCAGTGCCTCCTCGACCGGGTGGTGCAGCAGCTCCTCTCGGAAGCGGCTGACCAGGAACAGCGAGTAGTCGATGGCCAGGGCCAGGCCGATCATGGTCGCCAGGTTGGTGACGAAGATCGACATGTCGTACGACGAGGCCAGCAACCCGATGACCGCGAACGTCGAGATCAGCGACAGGCCCGCGATCAGCAACGGGAGCCCAGCGCCCACCAGAGTCCCGAAGACCACCAGGAGGATGGCGCCGGCGATGGGCAGGCTGATGATCTCCGCCTGCTGGAGGTCTTCTTCGATGACCCCGTTGAACTCGTCGTACACGACTGGCACGCCCGTGATCCGGGTCTCGACGCCCGGCGGGCGCTCCACCAGCTCCACCAGGCGGCGAGCGTCTTCGACGGCCTCCTCGTCGGGCGAGCTCAGCCGGACCAGGGCGAACGTGGCGGCGCCATCGGTCGAGAGGAACCGTGGATCCCCGTTGTCGGCGTAGGTGATGATCTCGTCGACCACCGGATCGTCGGCCAAAGGGGCGACCGCGTCCGAGACCACCTGCTGGAACTCGGGCGACGCGGCATCCCCCGCCGGGTCCCGCAGGATGACGAAGATGGCGGTCGCCTGCTCCCCGAACCGGTCCGCCAGGAGCTCCTCGGTCGTCCGCGATTCGGAACCCGCGATCTGCCAGCCACCCTGCGACAGCTCGCCGCCTGCCTGGTTGGACCAGACCGTCAGACCGATGACCAGGGCCAGGCCCACGGGTGGGATCCAGCGCCGGAAGCGGTACGAGAACCTGCCCAGGGCCGCGAACACGGGGCGCACTCTAGCCGACCCGACCGATTGGGGCAGATATGATCGGGCGCATGAGTCATCGGTCCGCGACGTGACGGTCCTGTCGCCCGCCAGCTGGTGGCGCAGCCTCGGCGGACTGACCCGCTCCGGCAGCTCGGTCGAGGGCCTGTCGTGGGGCCTGTACGACTTCGCGAACACGATCTACTCGTTCGCCATCGTCAGCTTTGCCATGGGCCCCTGGACGGTGAGGGCCCTGGGCGAGGCCAACGGGACCCTGGCCTTCACCGTGGCCGGCAGCCTGTCGGTGCTGCTGAACGCCCTCGTCTCGCCGGCCCTGGGAGCGGTGAGCGATCGAACTGGCGGGCGGAAGCGGTACCTGTTCGTATTCACGGTCCTGTGCGTCGTGCCGACCGCGGTCATCGGCCTGGTCGACATCTGGCTCGGCCTGCTGGCGTTCGCGATCGCGAACTTCGCGTTCCAGGCCGCACTCATCTACTACGACGCCATCCTCCCCGACGTGGCACGCCCGGAGAAGCGGGGTCGCCTGTCGGGGATCGGGGTCGGGCTCGGCTACGTGGGGACGATCGTGTCGGGCCTGCTACTCCGCTTCACGACCGACGACGCCGGCCTGACCACCGCGGCCAGCTTCATGCTGGTCGCCTCGCTGTTCGCGGTGTTCGCCATTCCGCTGTTCCTCGTCGTGCGCGAGCGCCCGCGGACCGGGGCGCCGTTCCGGGTGGCCGATGCGGTGGGCTCATGGCGGCAGCTCGGCGTCACGTGGCAGCACGCCGGGGAGCGCCTCGGGCTGCGCCGCTTCATCGTGGGCCGCTTTTTCTACTCCGACGGGGTGAACACGGCCATCGCAGTCATGAGCCTGTTCGCCATCAACGCGGTCGGCTTCACCGAAAGCGAGGCCTTGTACGTACTGATCGGCCTGACCGTGGTCGCGGTGCTGGCGTCGTTCGGGTGGGGCTACCTCGCCGATCGCTGGGGACCCAAGCGCACCCTGCTGACGGTGCTCGCCTCGTGGGTCCTCGGACTGCTGATCATCGGGCTGTTTCCGAACAAGCTCGCGTTCCTGCCGGCGGGGGCGATCCTGGGTTCCGGCCTGGGCGGCACGGCCGTCACCGACCGCCTCCTGCTGCTGCGCCTTACGCCTCCTGCGCGGGTGGGTGAGATGTTCGGGCTGTTCGGGCTGGCCGGGAAGTTCAGCGCGGTGATCGGCCCCATCGCCTTCGGCGCGATCGTGTGCGTCCTGCTCGAACCGGTGGGCAAGGCGGCGTACCAGATCGCCATCCTGTCGCTCCTGATCCTGATGGTGATCGGGTATTGGATCGTGCGGGGCGTCCCGGAGCCGCCGGCAGGGGCGGCCGAGGAGGCGGAAGCCGTCCTGGCGGGCGCATCCGGGTCGACATGACCCTGGTGGTGGCCCACCGGGGCGCCTCGGCGCGCGCCCCGGAGAACACGATGGAGGCCTTCCGGCTCGGCGTGGAAGCGGGGGCCGACGCGATCGAGGTGGACATCCACGTGTCCGCCGATGGCCAGCTGGCGGTCATCCACGACCCGACCCTGGATCGGACGACCGACCGTACGACGACCGTGGCCGATGCGCCGATGGCGGAGATCCAGGCCGCCGACGCCGGATGGGCCTTCCCCGGCCCGAACGGCGACTATCCGTACCGGGACCGGGGGTTGACGGTGCCCACCCTGCCCGAGGTCGTGGATTGGCTACCCGCCGGCATCGGGCTGGCGGTCGAGATCAAGGCTCCAGAGGCGGCGGATGGCGTGGTGGCGGTGCTGGCCGGAACAGAGGTCCGGAGCGCGGGGCTGGTCACCGTGATGAGCTTCCAGGAGGGCGCCATTCAGCGCGTTCGGGAGCTGGCCCCGGACCTGCCGACCGGGTTGTTGCTCGTACCGGGCGATATCTTCGAGCGCGGGCTGACGTGGGCCGTCGAGCACGGCCACGCCGCGATCCTGCCCTTCGAGGTCGATCTCGGGTTTGACCCGGGGCCCAACATCCAGCTGGCGACCGCATACGGGTGCCGAGTGGGCTGCTACGTGGTCAACGAGCCCGAGCGCATGCAGCAGCTGGCCGCCGCCGGCGCGTGGGGCTTCGTCACCGACGTTCCCGAACTGGCGAGGGCCGCGCTCGGCCCCCGCCCGGAGTAGGACGGCCGGCCTAGCCGGCGGCAGCCGCCGTCAGTTCGCCAAGCGCTTCTTTGGCTGCGCCCGCATTGTCGACGCCGAACAGCACCCCCACCTTGCCAGCCTCCATCCCGACCGGGATGAGCGCCTCGATGTTGACGCCCGCCGACGCGAGAAGACGTGCCGCGTTGGCCAGCGTGCCGGGGCGGTCCTCGAGCCAGGCAACGATGGCCTCGACCTCGCGGGACTTGACACCCTTGCCCTGGAGCGCGGCGCGGGTCGAGTCATCGTCGTTGGTCTGGATGGCGATCGAGCCGCCGTCGCCCCAGGCGGCGCCGCCACCCGTGATGACGTTCACTCCCTTCTCGGCGATGGCCTCGAGGGCATCAGCCAGGGTTCCGGGCCGGTTTTCGGCACTGATGATGAACAGGTGCATGATGCTGACCTCCTCGTGATGCGCTGCTGCGCATTCCTCGGGGGGAGCCTACACCCGCCGCCCGCAGCCGTCGATCAAGGGAGCACCAGGTGACCGTCAAGCGCCACCAACCCCGCCTGGCGTTCGGGGTTAGCGCCGGGCTGCGACCCTGGCTCGGCGAACTGGGCGTGGC
It includes:
- a CDS encoding DUF1003 domain-containing protein produces the protein MRLATPAARPPRHRHPVNVALIDEAPLGARIADRATAVIGSWRFIVIQTVIAVIWIAANVYLVFNFDPYPFILLNLAFGTLAAYSGPLILLAGNRQDARDRMTLEHAAGETDVAEQQNEQLLHGNAEILDRIEGLEHLILELESRILDRLPAGG
- a CDS encoding MFS transporter, which gives rise to MTVLSPASWWRSLGGLTRSGSSVEGLSWGLYDFANTIYSFAIVSFAMGPWTVRALGEANGTLAFTVAGSLSVLLNALVSPALGAVSDRTGGRKRYLFVFTVLCVVPTAVIGLVDIWLGLLAFAIANFAFQAALIYYDAILPDVARPEKRGRLSGIGVGLGYVGTIVSGLLLRFTTDDAGLTTAASFMLVASLFAVFAIPLFLVVRERPRTGAPFRVADAVGSWRQLGVTWQHAGERLGLRRFIVGRFFYSDGVNTAIAVMSLFAINAVGFTESEALYVLIGLTVVAVLASFGWGYLADRWGPKRTLLTVLASWVLGLLIIGLFPNKLAFLPAGAILGSGLGGTAVTDRLLLLRLTPPARVGEMFGLFGLAGKFSAVIGPIAFGAIVCVLLEPVGKAAYQIAILSLLILMVIGYWIVRGVPEPPAGAAEEAEAVLAGASGST
- a CDS encoding glycerophosphodiester phosphodiesterase, with protein sequence MTLVVAHRGASARAPENTMEAFRLGVEAGADAIEVDIHVSADGQLAVIHDPTLDRTTDRTTTVADAPMAEIQAADAGWAFPGPNGDYPYRDRGLTVPTLPEVVDWLPAGIGLAVEIKAPEAADGVVAVLAGTEVRSAGLVTVMSFQEGAIQRVRELAPDLPTGLLLVPGDIFERGLTWAVEHGHAAILPFEVDLGFDPGPNIQLATAYGCRVGCYVVNEPERMQQLAAAGAWGFVTDVPELARAALGPRPE
- a CDS encoding MMPL family transporter, with the protein product MFAALGRFSYRFRRWIPPVGLALVIGLTVWSNQAGGELSQGGWQIAGSESRTTEELLADRFGEQATAIFVILRDPAGDAASPEFQQVVSDAVAPLADDPVVDEIITYADNGDPRFLSTDGAATFALVRLSSPDEEAVEDARRLVELVERPPGVETRITGVPVVYDEFNGVIEEDLQQAEIISLPIAGAILLVVFGTLVGAGLPLLIAGLSLISTFAVIGLLASSYDMSIFVTNLATMIGLALAIDYSLFLVSRFREELLHHPVEEALERTMATVGKAVAVSGIAVAIGLGALTVFEAAALRSMGIGGVVVVVATLVYSMTVLPALLGMLGHRVNRLRIPVPAFLRFVEVDPVEAERRRGHGFWSRVAGRVMRRPVLIGAPILVLLLVAGIPFLHIQLSTGGNLEDLPDTPAKQGFIILRDEFPGGDADPMLAAVTYPGEDDLTDGGLAPERLADLGAYVDQVAALPDIQSVESVLDPPPGIPADQYLALLAAPREAWPAGLDEWVAQTVAGDTAKVTVFSTLLPDTEAGRGLVAKVRDVPEPSGSTVGVTGLAARSADFMDSFRASVPVAVAIVIAVTMVVLFLTFGSVFLPVKAVLMSLISISASFGALVWVFQDGNLQDLLGFEANGSLGAWLPILMFAILFGLSMDYEVLLLSRIRERWVATRNNTQSVAEGIGITGGIITGAALIMVVVFGTFALSDVLFLKAIGFAQALAVLIDATIVRGLLVPAFMRVMGRLNWWAPAPVQRAVAKLGLYEAPAPVSATSSGESASA